One region of Erwinia tracheiphila genomic DNA includes:
- a CDS encoding DUF2303 family protein: protein MDVTNNNESVKHIAELAVSGSLIKTDIPYAVVPRGYEVESLEKFIVDEKQVKQSVTVTSASSLIAYVVRFKDDRSVIFADTENTRFRGVLDYHLDGNTPFKNTHTVTYDCPHSEEWKAFTQYDKKSMNQV, encoded by the coding sequence ATGGACGTTACCAATAACAACGAATCGGTTAAACATATTGCCGAACTCGCTGTATCAGGTTCACTTATTAAGACGGATATCCCTTACGCAGTTGTACCGCGTGGTTATGAAGTTGAATCTCTTGAAAAATTCATCGTTGATGAAAAGCAAGTCAAACAGAGCGTTACTGTCACTTCTGCTTCTTCTCTGATCGCCTACGTTGTCCGCTTCAAAGATGATCGCAGTGTTATTTTTGCTGATACTGAAAATACACGTTTTCGCGGTGTACTGGATTACCACCTGGACGGTAATACCCCGTTTAAAAATACGCATACAGTAACATATGACTGTCCTCACTCCGAAGAGTGGAAAGCATTTACCCAATACGACAAGAAATCAATGAATCAGGTCTAA
- a CDS encoding ParE family toxin-like protein, protein MNVKFNNAPLWITEKALALLSQFSNSRVIPRRVKNKPLLTLRVNKRWHLLSHNGGKDWQLLTHNDYRNIITQQPEAK, encoded by the coding sequence ATGAACGTCAAATTTAATAATGCGCCTTTATGGATAACAGAAAAGGCATTGGCTCTATTAAGCCAATTCAGTAACAGTCGGGTTATTCCTCGCCGAGTTAAAAATAAACCCCTTCTTACTTTACGTGTTAATAAACGCTGGCATTTACTTTCTCATAACGGGGGTAAAGATTGGCAATTACTTACCCATAATGATTATCGCAACATCATTACTCAACAGCCGGAGGCAAAATGA
- a CDS encoding IS3 family transposase (programmed frameshift) has protein sequence MKKRFSDEQIISILREAEAGVSARELCRKHAISDATFYTGRKKFGGMEVPEVKRLKSLEEENARLKKLLAEAMLDKEALKVALGRKFLTTDQKREAVEVMCEITGLSQRRACRLAGLSLSTCRYSVQRPAADAQLSLRITELALERRRFGYRRIWQLLRREGLHFNHKRVYRIYHLNGLGVKRRRRRKGLATERLPLLRPDAPNLTWSMDFVMDALASGRRIKCLTCVDDFTKECLTITAAFGISGVQVARILDGLALFRGYPATIRTDQGPEFTCCALEQWAFEHGVELRLIQPGKPTQNGFIESFNGRFRDECLNEHWFSDILHARKIINDWRQDYNESRPHSSLNYQAPLEFAACWRNGKHEEKPTDITN, from the exons ATGAAGAAGCGATTTTCCGACGAACAGATCATCAGTATTCTCCGCGAGGCCGAAGCCGGGGTTTCGGCCCGGGAACTCTGCCGCAAGCATGCTATTTCAGACGCTACCTTCTACACCGGGCGCAAGAAGTTTGGCGGCATGGAAGTCCCCGAAGTGAAGCGGCTCAAGTCACTTGAAGAGGAGAACGCCCGCCTCAAGAAGCTGCTCGCTGAAGCCATGCTGGATAAGGAAGCGCTTAAGGTGGCTCTGGGCCGAAAGT TTCTGACGACAGACCAGAAGCGGGAAGCCGTGGAAGTCATGTGTGAGATAACGGGTCTGTCGCAACGTCGTGCCTGCAGGCTGGCCGGTCTGTCCCTTTCAACCTGCCGTTATTCGGTTCAGCGTCCGGCTGCTGACGCGCAACTATCTCTGCGTATCACAGAGCTGGCACTTGAACGTCGCCGATTTGGTTACCGGCGCATCTGGCAGTTATTGCGTCGGGAGGGCCTTCACTTCAACCACAAGAGGGTTTACCGCATCTATCACCTTAACGGTCTCGGTGTAAAACGCAGGCGACGCCGTAAGGGTCTGGCGACTGAGCGGCTTCCGCTTCTCCGCCCGGATGCGCCGAACCTGACATGGTCGATGGATTTTGTCATGGATGCACTTGCCAGCGGCCGCCGGATTAAGTGCCTGACCTGCGTGGATGATTTCACGAAGGAGTGTCTGACGATCACCGCCGCTTTCGGTATTTCAGGCGTTCAGGTCGCACGTATTCTGGACGGCCTCGCGCTGTTTCGCGGCTATCCGGCAACGATAAGAACCGATCAGGGCCCGGAATTTACCTGCTGTGCGCTCGAACAGTGGGCTTTTGAGCATGGTGTAGAACTGCGACTTATCCAGCCGGGTAAGCCAACACAGAACGGATTTATTGAGAGTTTTAACGGACGCTTTCGGGATGAATGCCTGAATGAGCACTGGTTCAGCGATATTCTTCATGCCCGGAAAATCATTAATGACTGGCGGCAGGATTATAACGAGTCCAGACCTCATTCATCGCTGAATTACCAGGCGCCGCTTGAATTTGCAGCATGCTGGCGAAACGGGAAACATGAAGAAAAACCAACCGACATTACTAACTGA